The Gammaproteobacteria bacterium genome includes a region encoding these proteins:
- a CDS encoding TolC family protein yields MFQSIFARDAVGLMVITDVVTTYFRLLGAEQQLTIALRTVSSRERGFSLERARYENGAADQLSFRQAQAGLESVRAELPPLRQQVRDLESALSVLVGDSAREIIQARRVPRGVLAGLSLPARMPSVLPSSLIERRPDIRASEAALMAANANIGATKAQYFPRLNLGALVGFQAVQIGDLFDDSSESWSASGSLLTPLLYFRRIEADVERARDPRAGPDINRARAEALRSELLSEQNLSGILVSQPSTRGPETSSAF; encoded by the coding sequence TTGTTCCAGTCGATTTTCGCGCGCGACGCGGTCGGGTTGATGGTGATTACCGATGTCGTCACTACGTATTTCCGGCTGCTCGGTGCCGAGCAACAGCTGACGATCGCGCTGCGCACCGTGAGTTCACGCGAACGCGGGTTTTCGCTGGAGCGCGCGCGTTACGAAAACGGCGCTGCCGATCAGTTGAGTTTCAGGCAGGCGCAGGCGGGACTGGAGAGCGTGCGCGCCGAGTTGCCACCGCTCAGGCAACAGGTTCGCGACCTGGAAAGCGCACTGTCCGTGCTGGTCGGCGACAGCGCACGGGAGATTATCCAGGCGCGGCGCGTACCGCGCGGTGTACTGGCGGGCTTAAGCCTGCCCGCGCGCATGCCGAGCGTCCTGCCCTCCAGCCTGATCGAGCGACGTCCTGACATACGCGCGTCCGAAGCCGCGCTGATGGCGGCCAACGCAAATATCGGCGCGACCAAGGCGCAGTATTTTCCGCGCCTGAATCTGGGGGCGCTGGTCGGCTTTCAGGCGGTGCAAATCGGCGATCTGTTCGACGATTCATCGGAGAGCTGGAGCGCCAGTGGTTCGCTGCTGACGCCGCTGCTCTACTTCAGACGTATCGAGGCCGACGTGGAACGCGCGCGCGATCCGAGGGCTGGCCCGGACATTAACAGAGCACGCGCCGAGGCACTGCGCTCGGAATTGCTCAGTGAGCAAAACCTCAGCGGCATACTCGTCAGTCAACCGTCAACGCGCGGCCCTGAAACGTCGTCCGCGTTTTGA
- a CDS encoding DUF2970 domain-containing protein: protein MEPASMNEQPKPGLLRVFKSVGAAYFGVQSEKNRARDFTPGNPAHFIVAGLIATVLFVLFLWGMVHLILYLAGA from the coding sequence ATGGAACCTGCTTCCATGAATGAACAACCCAAACCCGGTCTCTTGCGAGTCTTCAAGAGCGTAGGCGCGGCCTACTTCGGTGTACAGAGCGAAAAGAATCGCGCGCGCGATTTCACGCCCGGCAATCCGGCGCATTTTATCGTCGCGGGGCTGATCGCAACGGTCCTGTTCGTGCTGTTTCTGTGGGGCATGGTGCACCTGATCCTGTATCTGGCCGGTGCTTAG